In Candidatus Limnocylindria bacterium, the DNA window TGAGAAGTAACAGGAGCGGTAGAACGAGCGCAGTTTCGACGAGAGCCTGTCCGCGCGAGTTGAGTGCGGACCCGAGAGACGGGCCGAGACGATCGACGCGGCGACGAGCGCCGCGCACGAACAGGGTCACGGGTAGTTCCTAAATGTCGCGGTCCGATCGAGCGAGAGCGAGTTCGGGACGAACGGCCAGGGCGCGAGCGTTCGATACGTGTACTGCACTCGCACGTTCACGAGCGACTCTCCACCCGCACCTGTCGTGTGAGTCACCGTGATCGTTGCCGCCGCGGGATCGACTCCCGCGATCCGGCCAAGCTCGTCGGTTGCGTAGGCGATGGCTTGAGCGTCGGTCGTGGCGGCGCGCGTCGCCCACGCTTCGGCGCCGGCGCGAGCGGAGTTCTGCACTCCCATCTGGGCCGCGAACGCCCGCGCCATGTCGGCGCCGCCGAGGATCGTGAACACAAGGAGGGACAGCGAGAGCGCGGTCTCGACCAGCGCCTGTCCGCTCTCGCCTCCGTGATGACCGTCTCGGGTCGCGCGACGCATGACTGCGCCTTCATTGTGCGGGTGGGTGTTTCCTCGCAGAATCGCCACATGCAACCCGACGAGCTCAGCAAACGGCGGGCGGAGTTCCATCTGCTCGACGTCCGCGAGGACGACGAGTGGGCGGCCGGCCATATCGAGGGAGCGCAACACATCCCGTTGGGGCAGCTGTCCGGCCGTCTCGGCGAGCTCCCGAAGGAGCGGACGATCGTCGCGGTCTGCCGGAGCGGCGGCCGGAGCGAAGCCGCGGTCCGCGGGCTGCGAAAGCTCGGCTACGAAGCGGAGAACCTCGAGGGCGGCGTGAACGCATGGGATCGTGCGAAGCTGCCGCTCGTCGACAACAGCGGCGGGCGCGGCCGGGTCATCTGAGTACGCTACGCGGGATGGCACAGCCCACCGCGAACGACGCGAGGCACCTCGACCGTGCTTGGCTCAAGCAGCATCTCGCCGACGAGCGCAAGGAAGCCGAGTGGCTCGGCGAGATCCGGGAAGCGCTCTTCGGAATGCAGGACGGGCTCGTCAGCACGCTCGCCGTCGTCAGCACCGTTGGCGCTGCGAGCGGCGATCGCTTCGCGGTCCTCGTAGCGGGGATCGCCTCCGCGCTCGCTGGGGTGTTCTCGATGGCAGCGGGCGAATACATGTCTTCGAAGAGCCAGCGCGAGATCTACCTTGCGCAGATCGAGAACGAACGCGAGGAGGTACGCGACCGCCCGGCAGAAGCGGAAGCGGAGGTCGCATACATGCTCGAGGCCGAGGGTCTCTCTGAGGCAGCGGCGCGACGGGTCGCGGCCGAGCTCGCGCGCGAGCCCACGGTGCTTCTGAAGACGATGGTCGAGAAGGAGCTCGGTCTCCTGATCGAGGAAGGTCCTGGCGCGCTACAGGGCGCGATCGTCATGGGCGGTGCTTTCGGGCTTGCTTCGCTCGTGCCCATCCTTCCATACCTGTTCGTCCCGATCGCCAGCGCGCCGGTCGCGTCCATCGTGCTGTGTGGCGTGGTCGTCTTCGGCATCGGCGTCGTGAAGAGCAGGTG includes these proteins:
- a CDS encoding TadE family protein — its product is MRRATRDGHHGGESGQALVETALSLSLLVFTILGGADMARAFAAQMGVQNSARAGAEAWATRAATTDAQAIAYATDELGRIAGVDPAAATITVTHTTGAGGESLVNVRVQYTYRTLAPWPFVPNSLSLDRTATFRNYP
- a CDS encoding rhodanese-like domain-containing protein, which gives rise to MQPDELSKRRAEFHLLDVREDDEWAAGHIEGAQHIPLGQLSGRLGELPKERTIVAVCRSGGRSEAAVRGLRKLGYEAENLEGGVNAWDRAKLPLVDNSGGRGRVI
- a CDS encoding VIT1/CCC1 transporter family protein, which translates into the protein MAQPTANDARHLDRAWLKQHLADERKEAEWLGEIREALFGMQDGLVSTLAVVSTVGAASGDRFAVLVAGIASALAGVFSMAAGEYMSSKSQREIYLAQIENEREEVRDRPAEAEAEVAYMLEAEGLSEAAARRVAAELAREPTVLLKTMVEKELGLLIEEGPGALQGAIVMGGAFGLASLVPILPYLFVPIASAPVASIVLCGVVVFGIGVVKSRWTRVSPVRSGLEVVALTAFAGIAGYLFGSVLPSVLGFAGLGAP